Proteins encoded by one window of Bactrocera oleae isolate idBacOlea1 chromosome 4, idBacOlea1, whole genome shotgun sequence:
- the cato gene encoding protein lin-32, whose translation MNLNASSFVIQQKILKQQSQQSHLIHTFPRNFSDFSYASSEEDGSQHCTSSPSYADIDVGGCKEYCEMLRDWPSAVSYMHSNPSQQITEAELYQTYIYNSAQQQQHYEFNTSIGSCNESGSTSTTPSVSGSPVTTKSGKSNRRSGGHLRREFRPKRPDTALKPPSPTVLKRRRQAANARERKRMNGLNEAFDRLREVVPAPTIDQKLSKYETLQMAQTYITALCEMLENGLTTANYIIHRGDQITFQEDIRLQ comes from the coding sequence ATGAACTTGAACGCCAGCTCTTTTGTAATACAGCAAAAGATCTTAAAGCAACAAAGTCAACAATCGCACTTGATTCACACATTTCCAAGGAATTTTAGCGATTTCTCTTATGCATCCTCCGAGGAGGATGGCTCTCAACACTGCACAAGTAGCCCCAGCTATGCGGACATCGATGTGGGGGGCTGCAAAGAGTATTGTGAAATGTTACGCGACTGGCCTTCAGCTGTAAGTTATATGCACAGCAACCCATCACAACAAATCACTGAAGCAGAACTCTATCAAACCTACATCTATAACTcggcgcagcagcagcagcactaTGAATTTAACACCAGCATAGGTTCCTGTAATGAAAGTGGATCTACCAGCACCACACCCAGTGTGTCTGGTTCACCTGTCACCACTAAATCTGGTAAATCCAACAGACGCTCTGGCGGTCATCTTCGCAGAGAATTTCGGCCGAAAAGGCCAGACACCGCTTTGAAACCGCCTAGCCCGACTGTGCTTAAGCGGCGGCGTCAAGCAGCGAATGCACGCGAACGCAAACGCATGAATGGTCTGAATGAGGCTTTCGACCGGCTGCGGGAAGTGGTGCCCGCTCCGACGATTGATCAAAAGCTGTCCAAATATGAGACGCTCCAAATGGCGCAGACTTACATAACAGCACTTTGTGAGATGCTGGAGAACGGGCTCACCACAGCCAACTATATAATCCATCGTGGCGATCAAATAACGTTCCAAGAGGATATTCGGCTGCAGTGA